From a single Natronorubrum tibetense GA33 genomic region:
- the mvaD gene encoding phosphomevalonate decarboxylase MvaD, translated as MKATAMAHPIQGLVKYHGMRDEIKRLPYHDSISLCTAPSHTRTTVEFSMDYDEDTFVVDGEELDGRAHERVEAVVEKARSKSDAAHTVYPVRLESENSFPSNVGLGSSSSGFAAAAMALAEAAELDASRQEISTIARVGSASAARAVTGAFSQLHTGMNDEDCRSRRIPTDLHENLKIIVGLVPYHKETEDAHNEAADSHMFQARNAHIHSQIAEMRDYLRNNDFERAFELAEQDSLSLAATTMTGPSGWVYWQPATLEIFNRVRQLREEEGIPVYFSTDTGASVYVNTTDEHAERVEEEIADCGVSTTVWNVGGPAKLLDEEKHLF; from the coding sequence ATGAAAGCCACCGCCATGGCCCACCCGATTCAGGGGTTGGTCAAGTATCACGGAATGCGCGACGAGATCAAGCGGCTTCCGTATCACGACAGTATCAGCCTCTGTACGGCCCCGAGCCACACGCGCACGACCGTCGAGTTCTCGATGGACTACGACGAGGACACGTTCGTCGTCGACGGCGAGGAACTGGATGGCCGCGCTCACGAACGGGTCGAAGCCGTCGTCGAGAAGGCGCGCTCGAAGTCCGATGCCGCCCACACCGTCTACCCGGTCCGTCTCGAGAGCGAGAACAGCTTCCCATCGAACGTCGGTCTCGGCTCCTCCTCGTCCGGTTTCGCGGCCGCCGCGATGGCGCTCGCCGAAGCGGCCGAACTCGACGCCTCGCGCCAGGAGATCTCGACCATCGCGCGCGTCGGGTCGGCCTCGGCCGCGCGTGCCGTCACCGGTGCGTTCTCCCAGCTTCACACGGGAATGAACGACGAAGACTGTCGCTCCCGACGGATTCCGACGGATCTTCACGAGAACCTCAAGATCATCGTGGGCCTCGTTCCGTACCACAAGGAAACCGAGGACGCCCACAACGAGGCGGCGGACAGCCACATGTTTCAGGCCCGGAACGCACACATCCACAGCCAGATCGCCGAGATGCGCGATTACCTCCGAAACAACGACTTCGAGCGCGCCTTCGAACTGGCCGAACAGGACTCCCTCTCGCTCGCCGCGACCACGATGACCGGCCCCTCGGGCTGGGTCTACTGGCAGCCCGCGACCCTCGAGATCTTCAACCGCGTCCGCCAACTCCGCGAGGAAGAGGGTATCCCGGTCTACTTCTCGACAGACACTGGTGCTAGCGTCTACGTCAACACCACCGACGAGCACGCCGAGCGCGTCGAGGAGGAGATTGCCGATTGCGGCGTCTCGACCACCGTCTGGAACGTCGGCGGGCCCGCGAAACTGCTCGACGAAGAGAAGCACCTGTTCTGA